TTGAAAGTAAAGCTGGGTTTACTTCAAACATTGGGTTTTCAGTTGTTGCTCCAATTAGGACAACTGTACCATCTTCTACAAAAGGAAGAAGCGCATCTTGCTGACCTTTATTAAAACGGTGAATCTCATCTATAAATAAAACAGTTTTCTCATGATCGTATTTTAGACGGTTTTTCGCTCGGTCAACGACTTCACGTACATCTTTAATTCCAGCAATGACCGCATTTAACTGTTCAAAATGCGCGGATGTAGAATTTGCGATTACTTTTGCTAATGTTGTTTTACCAGTTCCAGGAGGACCGTGAAAGATCATTGGCGTTAACTGATCAGCTTCGATCGCTCTTCGAAGCAGTGTTCCTTTACCGACAATTCCCTTTTGGCCAATTACCTCCTCAATCGTTCGAGGACGCATTCTTGATGCTAACGGACCTTTTGGTTTTTCGCTCGATTGGGTTTGAGAGTGGTCAAATAGATCCAATAGTGATTCTCCTCTCTAGGATCGTTTTTTATCATTGAATATAAGGAATAATTCATATACCATTTTATATGAGAAATACGAATTTACTTATTTATTACAGTATATATCACGGACGGACAGCCTTTATCTATGCTATAATGAAATCTGCATTGTTACAAGAAAACTATACCTCATTTTAAAAGGAAGAGGAAAATGAATGAATAAATTTTTTCATCAAGATCAATGGCCTATGATGTATCGTTGGTCTATTTATTTTATCGGATTAATCATCATGAGCTTCGGTATTGCACTTACAATTCGTGGAGATTTAGGAAGTGCTCCATGGGATGTCCTTCATATTGGTTTAACCAATCAATTTGGGCTTACGGTTGGAAGCTGGACAATCATCATGGGTTTTCTTCTATTAGTTTTGTCTACACTATTAACAAAAGAGTGGCCAAAGCTAGGTGCTTATTTAAATATGGTGTTTGTCGGTGTGTTTGTTGATATCTTTTTATTTTTCTTACAAACTCCATCTACATTATTATTTCAAGTAATTATGCTAGTCCTTGGGATCACAATTATGGGTTTTGGAATTGGTGTGTACATATCACCGCGTTGCGGGGCAGGGCCACGTGA
The Bacillus shivajii DNA segment above includes these coding regions:
- a CDS encoding YczE/YyaS/YitT family protein, giving the protein MNKFFHQDQWPMMYRWSIYFIGLIIMSFGIALTIRGDLGSAPWDVLHIGLTNQFGLTVGSWTIIMGFLLLVLSTLLTKEWPKLGAYLNMVFVGVFVDIFLFFLQTPSTLLFQVIMLVLGITIMGFGIGVYISPRCGAGPRDSLMLAVSKKTGMSVANVRIAMEMVVLVVGWQLGGPVFIGTLLFCLTIGHVAGYSLNLCEKWYDRRMERGMNVENIN